From the Thermus brockianus genome, the window GGGGTGGGGTTGGACTCCGTCACCTGGGCCTTGGCCTTGGAGGAAATCGCCGCCGCCGACCCCAGCGTGGCGGTGGTCCTTTCCGTGACCAGCGGGCTTCCCCAGTACATGCTCCTCCGTTTCGGCACCGAGGCGCAAAAGCGGAGGTATTTGGTGCCCCTGGCCCGGGGGGAGTGGATTGGGGCCTTCTGCCTCACGGAGCCCCATGCGGGTTCGGATGCGGCGAGCCTCCGCACCCAGGCCCGCAGGGTGCCGGGGGGGTACGAGCTTTGGGGGGTGAAGAGCTGGATCACCTCCGCTGGCCAAGCCCACCTCTACGTGGTCATGGCCCGCACGGAAAAGGGCATCAGCGCCTTTCTGGTGGAAAAGGACGCCAAGGGGCTTTCCTTTGGCCCCCCGGAGGAGAAGATGGGCCTCCACGCCGCCCACACCGCCGAGGTGCGCCTGGAAGGGGTTTTCGTTCCCGAGGAGAACCGGCTGGGGGAGGAGGGGCGGGGTCTCGCCTACGCCTTGGCGGGGCTGGACTCGGGCCGGGTGGGGGTGGCGGCCCAGGCGGTGGGCATCGCCCGGGGCGCCTACGAGATCGCCAAGGCCTATGCCGACGAGCGGGAGCAGTTTGGCAAGAAGCTTAGGGAGCACCAGGCCATCGCCTTCAAGATCGCCGACATGCACGTGAAAATCGCCGCCGCCCGGGCTTTGGTGTTGGAGGCGGCGCGGAAGAAGGACCTCGGGGAAAGGTTCACCCTCGAGGCCAGCGCCGCCAAGCTCTTCGCCAGCCAGGTGGCGGTGGAGGTGACCCGAGAGGCGGTGCAGGTCCTAGGGGGCTACGGCTACCACCGGGACTACCGGGTGGAGCGCTACTACCGGGACGCCAAGGTCACGGAGATCTACGAGGGCACCTCGGAGATCCAGCGCCTCGTCATCGCCCGGGAGCTTTACCGCTAGACGGGGCGGCCCGCCATCATGAAGCTCGCCGTCATCCCCCCGTCCACGGGGAGGATGGCTCCGGTGATGAAGCTGGCCTTCTCCGAGGCCAGGAAGAGCACCGCCTCCGCCACCTCCTCCGGGCGGCCGAGCCGCCTTAGGGCGTGGAGGTCCTCCCAGTCCCGCCGGGTCCGTTCGGGGTCTTCCGAGAGGGCGATGGCCTCGAGGACCGCCTCCGTGGCGATGGCCCCCGGGGCCACGGCGTTTACCCGGATGTTGAGGGGGGCGAGGTCCAGGGCCAAGGAGCGGGTGAGGTTCACGAGCCCTCCCTTGGAGGCGTTGTAGGCGGCGTTTTCCTGCTCGGCGAAAAGCCCCTGGACGCTGGCCACGTTCACGATGGCCCCACCCCCCACCCGCTGCATCCTCCTCGCCGCCAGGGCGGAGAGGTGCATGGGGGCGGTGAGGTTCACCTCCAAGACCCTGCGCCACTCGGGAAGCCTCACCGTGAGGGCCGAGCCGGGGGCAGAGAGGGCTGCGTTGTTGACCAGGACGTCAATCCGGCCCAACGCCTTTTCCGCCTCCTCCACGAAGCGCACCCGGTCCCTTTCCTCCGCCAGGTCCGCCTGGACGAAAAACCCCCCCACCTCCTCCGCCACCGCTTGGCCCTCGGGCCTGAGGTCGCATAGGGCCACCAAGGCCCCTTCCCGGGCGAAGGCCCGGACGATGGCCCGGCCGATCCCCCTGGCCCCTCCCGTGACCAGGACGCCTTTTCCCTCAAATAGCCCCATGCCCCTAGCTTACCCGCTTGGGGTCCAGGGCCTCCGCCACCCTCTCCTTGGGCAAGGCCCCCTGGACCACCTCCTTGCCGCCGCCCTTGGCCCCGAGGGCCTTGAGGCTTTCCAGGACCTCCATCCGCTTGGGGCCCAGGAGGGCGAAGCGGCCCTCGGGGGAGAGGAGGAGGAAGGTTTGGTCGCTCCAGGAGAGGAGTTTTTTGGCGAGCTCCCCGAGGACGGGTGCCGGAACCAGGATGGCCCTTTCCTCCAGGGCTTTGGGCAGGAGGGCCTCCACCAGGGCCTCCTTCAGGGTTAGGTTTTCCCCCTTCAGGGCGTAAAGCTCTTCCTGGAGCTTCTGGATGGGCTTCTCCACGTCTAGGGGGTTTGTGGAAAAGCTGAGGGCGAGCCGGGCGAGGAGGGCGTGCTTGGCGTGGTAGTCCTCCAAGGCCTCCCACCCCGCCATAAAGTAGACCCGGCTTCCCCCCTTGTACCGCTCCCACTTCAGGACCTTGATGGGCCCGGCCTGGGCGCTGGTCTTCAGGTGGGTGCCCCCGCAGGCGGCGAGGTCAAAATCCCCGATGCGCACCAGGCGCACCTGGCCCTGCACCTTGGGGGGGCGCCTGAGGGGGTACTGGGCCAGTTCCCCTTCGCTCACGAAGAAGGCCTCCACCGGGTAGTCGGCGTAGACGGCGAAGTTGGCCAGGGCTTCCGCCTGGCGGATTTTCTCCTCTTCCGCTTCCTCCTCGAGGTCCACCGTGCACACCGCCGAGTCCAGGCTCACGGCGATGGTGTGGTAGCCGCCGGCCCTTAGGAGGGCCTGGGAGAGGATGTGCTGGGCCGTGTGGCGCTGCATGTGGCGGAAGCGTCTTTCCCAGTCAATCTCCCCCTCCACAGAGGCCCCTTGGGGCACGGGGTGGGCGAGGACGTGGACCACGTCCCCAAAGGCCTTGGTCTCCTCGTAGGCGCCGAGGACCCGCACCTCGCCGAACGCCCCCCTGAGGACCCCGGTGTCCGAAGGCTGCCCCCCGGACTCGGGGTAGAAGAGGGTTTCCGAGAGCACGGCGTAGTGCCCCTTTACGTCGCTCCAGGCCCGCACCACCTGGGCGCGGAAACGGGTGGCGTAGCTGTCCAACTGGTAAAGCCTCATGCCCCTTAGGATAAGGAGGATGGTGGCCTTGGACCGGGAGGAGTTTGCCCGTTGCCCCGATGCCTACCCTGAGGGAAGTCCCCATGCTCCACCGAGGCGAAGGCTAAAGAGGCCTGGGAGGCCACCGGAAAGGGTAGGGTAGCCCTTTGGTGGTGGGAAGGGGCTAGGGAGTTGTGAAGGGAGAGCGCTTGGACAAGCTCCTCGCCCACCTGGGCCTTGGGAGCCGCAAGGAGGTGGCGGGCCTCGTGCGGGCGGGGCGGGTTTCCGTGGCGGGGGAGGTGGTGCGGGACCCCGGTTTCCGCGTGCCCCAGGGGGCCGAGGTGGCCTTGGACGGGAAGCCCCTTAGGGTGCGGCGCCACCACCACGTGCTCCTGCACAAGCCTGGGGGTTACGTGACGAGCCGGGCGGAGGGGCCTTCCGTCTACGCCCTTTTGCAGGGCTTTCCCCTTAGGGACCTTTCCCCCGTGGGCCGGCTGGACAAGGACACCGAGGGGCTACTCCTCTTCACCACGGACGGGGAGCTCCTCCACCGCCTCACCCACCCCCGGCACAAGGTGGCAAAGCGCTACCTCGTCCACCTCCTCCAACCGGCCACGCCGGAGGACCAAAGGGCCTTCGCCGAGGGGCTTTGGCTGGATGGCAAGAGGCTTCTTCCCGCCGAGCTTTTTCTCGGGGAGGACCCCAGGTGGGTGGAGCTCGTCCTTCGGGAAGGACGCTTCCACCAGGTGAAGCGGATGTTCGCCGCCCGGGGCAACCGGGTGTTGTACCTGAAGCGGCTATCCCTGGGGCCCTTGGCCCTGGGGGATTTGCCTTTGGGGGAGGCCCGGTACCTAACGGCGGAAGAGGAGGAGGCCCTTTACCGGGCGGTGGGCCTAAGGGGCGAGGGCCCGGAGGGTGAGGTCTAGGGCCAGGCGCTCTCCCCGTTCCCCTGCGGGCTCGAGGGCGTAGCTTTCCACCCAGAGGGGCTGATCCAGGGAGGGGAGGGCCTGGAAGAAGCCCAAAACCCCCCCATAAGGCCCTTGGAGCTTAAGGTGTAGCCGCCAAGCCCGGACGTTGCCGGCGCTTTCCGCTTCCCCGGGCTCCAGGGCGTGGGGCTCTAGGCCCTGGCTTTCCGCTAGGCGGAAGAGGTCCTGGTAAAGGCGGGGAAGCTCCTCTTCCCGTAGGGGGGCTTCGGCCAGGGCTTGGGGAAGGCGCTGGGCGAGGGCCTCCACCTCCCTTTCCAGGGCCACCACCTCCGCCTTGGTCCTTTGGTAGCTCCGGTAGGTAGAAAAAAGGGCGTTGGCGCTCCAAAGGAGAACCGCTAGGGGCAGGAAGAACCAAAGCCAGATAGGAAGCTTCATCGGCGCAGGATCCGAGAGAGGTCAAAGAGCGGAAGATAAAGCGCTAAGGCGACCACGAGCATTATACCCCCTAAGACCACGGTGAGGGCGGGCTCAATGCTGGAGGAAAGCCGCTTGACCCCGTAGTCCACCTCCCGTTCCAGGTGGAAGGCGGCTTGGTAGAGCATCTGGTCCAGGCTCCCCGCCTCTTCTCCCACCAGGGCCAGGCGCACCAGGATGGGCAGGAAGAGGGGCTCGCGCCCCATGGCGGCGCTAAGGGACTCCCCCCGGACCACCCGCTCTAGGACCCGGTCCAGGGCCTCGGCGAGGGCGGCGTTGCCCAGGGTGTTGCGGGTGGCCTCGAGGGCCTGGGTGATGAGCACGCCCCCTTCGTAAAGCGTGGCCAGGGTGCGGGCGAAGCGGGCCATGGCTGCCTTGTGCAGGATGGGTCCCACCAGGGGAAACCGGAGGAGAAGCCCGTCTATGAGCCGGGCGCCCCCGGGGGTCTGGTGGTAGGCCCTAAGGAAATACACCAGGCCCGCAAGGAAGAGGAGGAGCCAAAACCCGTTTTGCCGCACGAAGGAGGAGGTACCGATGAGGAAGCGGGTGGGCCAGGGTAACTCCGCCCCCGCTGCCCCGTAAAGCCGGGCGAAGACGGGGATGACGAAAAGGAGGAGGACCGCCACCACCAGGACCAAGACCGCCACCACGAAGGAGGGGTAGAGGAGGGCGGTGCGCACCTTCTCCCGCAGGTCGTGGCTTTTGTCCAAGTACTCGGCGATGCGCCGGAGCACCACCTCCAAGGCCCCGCCCACCTCCGCCGCCCCCACCAGGGCCCGGACCAAGGGGGGAAAAACCTCAGGGTACTGGCCCATGGCCTGGGCCAGGCCCTCACCCCCTTCCACCCGCTCCCGTACTCCCCGGGCCGCCTCCTTCAAAAGGGGGTGCCGGCTTTCCAAGGAGAGGGTGTGAAGGGCTTGGGTCACGGAAACCCCCGCGCCCACCAAGGTGGCGAACTCCTCCATGAAGAGGACGAGTTCGGGGAGGGGTACCCGCCCCCTTGGGGGCCGCCTTACCCTTTCCAAGCGCAGGGGGTAGAGGCCCATTTCCCGGAGGCGGCGCCTGGCTCCTTGGGGAGTTTCCGCCTCGAGGACCCCCCGGTAAATCCGTTCTCCCTTCTCGTCCGTGGCCTCGTAGAGGAAGCGCATACCCTACTCCCAAGTCCCAAGCACCCGCAGAAGCTCGCTTCCCGTGGTGACGCCAGCGCGCACTTGGTGGAGCCCCACCGCCCGCAAGTCCCGGTGGCCTTGGGCTTTGGCCTGCTCTCGCAGCTCTCCTTCGCTGGCACCTAGCCCTAGGCGGTAGAGGGCTTCCCGGTCAGGGGCGTAGACCTCGTACAGGCCCACCCGTCCCCTGTACCCTGTGCCCCGGCAAAAGGGGCACCCTTCCCCCCGCACCTCCTCCTCGGGCGCCTCCTCCCCGAAGAAGAGACGGGCCTCCTCGGAAAGGGGCTGGGGCCGGGCACACTGGGGACAGACCCGGCGCACCAGGCGCTGGGCCACGGTGCCGAGGAGGGTGGAGGCCAGGAGGTGCCTTTCCGCCCCCATTTCCAAAAGCCGGGTCACGGCGGCGATGGCGTCGTTGGCGTGGAGGGTGGCCAGGACCAGGTGTCCGGTGAGGGCGGCCCGGAGGGCGGTGTCCAGGGTCTCCCCATCCCGCACCTCCCCCACCAGGATCACGTCGGGGTCCAGGCGCAAAACGCTCCGCAAGGCCTCGGCGAAGGTGAGGCCGATTTTGGGCTGCACGGGAATCTGCACCACGCCCTCCAGGGGGAACTCCACGGGGTCTTCAATGGTGACGAAGGTCTTCTCCCGGGTGTAAAGGCGGTCCAGGGCGGCGTAGAGGGTGGTGGTCTTGCCGCTTCCCGTGGGGCCGGTGACGAAGAGGATGCCGTGGGGCTTCCGAAGGAGCGTTTGAAAGAGGGAAAGCTCCTCGGGGAGCATGCCGAGTTCCGTGAGGCCAAGCCGCACCCCCGTGGGGTAGATGATGCGCAGGGTGAGCTTTTCCCCATGGAGGCTACCCACGGAGGCCACCCGCACCTCGTACCGCTTCCCTTCAAAGGAGAAGGTAAAGTGGCCGTCCTGGGGGCGGCGCTTTTCGGCGATGTCCATGCCCGCCAGGACCTTATAGCGAGCGGCCAAGGAGGCTTCCAGGTCTTTGGGGAGGCGTTCAAGCTCCTGGATAACCCCGTCCACGCGGGCCCGCACCGCCAGGTGGGTTTCCTCGGGGTCTAGGTGAAGGTCGCTGGCGTTAAGGGCGATGGCCCGTTCCAAAAGGGCCTGGGCCAGGCGCACGGCGGGCATGGCCTCCAGGGTGAGGTCCACCTGGGCGGCCTCCTCGCGCCGGGTCTCCTCCTTCGGCCGGGCTTCTTCCGCCAGGAGGCGGTCTAGGGCCTCCAGGATCTCCCGGTCTGGGGCCAGGTAGGGGACGATTTCCTTCCCTGTGAGGAAGCGAAGCTCGTCCAGAAGGGCCAGGTCCGAAGGGTGGGCCATGGCCGCATGGAGCCGGTTCCCCTCCACCCTAAAGGGGAAGACCCGCTTTTCCCGGGCAAAACGGGGGTCCAGGAGGCGCAGGGCTTGGGGGTCGGGGGTGATTTCCGAAAGGCGGACTAAGGGGGCCCGTTGCTGGTCCGCCAGGACCCGGGCCAGGTCCTCCTCCTTCACATAGCCCCGCCTAAGGAGAATTTGGCCCAGGAGGTCCCCTGTGCGGGCCTGCTCCTCCAGGGCCGCCTGCAGTTGGGCTTCCGTGATGTACCCTAGGCGCAGGAGGAGTTCACCGAGCTTGGGCCTTTGCAACCTCCACCTCCCAGGTGTAGACGGTTTTCCCCCCCAGGCTCGCCCGTTCCAGGGGGCCCACCCTCCCCCCAAGCCGTTGGGCGAGGAGGAGGGGGGCGTAGGGGTCCAGGGCCCTGCCCTCTAGGAGGAGGCGGCCCTGCTCCGCCTCGAGGCGGGTCAGCCAAAGGCTTTCCGGCTTTTCCGCCGCCACCTTGAGGATCTCCTCTAGGCCAAGCCCCTGGGGCCTTGCTGGCTGAAAGGCTTGCTCGCGCAGGAGGGCTGCTTCCCGCCCTAGAGCCTCTAGGCGGCTCCTCTCTCGGGCGGTCATCTGGGTGAGGAGGCTCTGCCCAAGAAGCCCCAGGGCGAAAAAGAGGGAGGCCAGGAAGATGGCGAGCTGGGCCTCCCGCGGCAACCCCTCGCCCAAAGGGCGGCGCCTCGGCTTGAGATCCAGGGAAAGCGCCCGTGCCAGGGCTAGGGTTTCCAGGCCCTGGGGCACCTCCTGGTGGATGCGTTCCCCAGGGAGCCCCGGGGGCAAGGGCGGTGGGGTGGGGAGGCCCAGAAGCCAGGCCTCCTCCGGGCGCCCCGCATGGCCAAAGAGGGCGAGGGAGCGAGCCACTTCCTCGGTCAGGGCCTCCGTGCCGGCATCGGCCTCGAGGGTAAGGTAGCGGAAGCCCTTGAGCACGCCCCCCTCAAAAAGGGCCACGGTGTGGGCCAGGTTCTCCAGGACCAAAAGGGTGTGCGCTTCGCTCCTTTGGAGGGCGTGGCGCCAGAGGAGGAGGGGTAAGGGTTCTATGCGGCTTGGCCGCAGGCGTCCCAAAAGGGCGGCCCCCTTCTTGGGCATGGCGGCGTATAGGACCCGCACCCGGCGCTCGTCCTCGGGGGCGGCGAGGAGGTAATCGGCCGCCAGCTCTTCCCCGGCGAAAAGGGGGCTTCGCTCCGCCTCGGCGAGGACGGCTTCCTCCAGGGGGAAGCCCTCGAGGGCCGGGAAGGCCTGCCAGCGCAGGAGGGCGAACTCTGGCCCTAAGCCAATGTAGCTCCCTTTGGCCCCCAGCTCGCGCAGGCGGTGGAGGAGGCGCTCGTACCGGGGCCTTCCCTCCTCGTCCAAGAGCCCCTCGGCGGGGAAGCTTTCCACCTGGCCTTCCCAAAGGCGCAGGATGCGTTGGCGTAGGACGAGAAAGAGGGGCATACTCGGTTCGCTCCCAGTTTACCCGCTACGCAGGGCCACCACCACAGGGGGGAAGCGGTGGTCCCGTTCCCCCACCCGTAGGGTGAGGTTTTTGCCGTTCAGGGTGTTGGGGTCGCACGGCGCATCCATTAGGTAGACGCTCTCGTTCTCGTAGCAGAAGGCGGCGTAGGGAAGGAGGGCGGGGGTGAGGAGGTCTTGGAAACCCGTGTTCGTGCCGCTACCGCAGTTACTCGCCGACCACGAGGCTCTTTGCAGGCGGCCCCCTTGCAGGCGGTACTGCACGCAGAGGGGACTTGGGGAAGCGCTCACCTGGACCACTAAGCCCGTGGGGCTAGCCATGGTGAGGCCGGTGCTGGTGGCGCTGCGCAGGTCCTTGCCCAGGTAGCCCCTGAGGTCCGCCATGAGGGCTTGGGCCTGTAGGAGGCTTCCCTCCCCTTGGCTTTGCGTGCCGGAGAGGAGAAGGGTGGAAAGGGCCAGGGCCAGAAGGCCAGCCAGGAGCATGGCGACGGCCAGCTCCACGAGGGTTAGGCCTCGTTGCTTCACCACCTCACCTCGCATGGGGTTACCGAGTACTCCCTGCCCAACGCATCGCGCAGGCGGAGGGTAAAGGTGTAGGTTGTGTTCCGCGAGAAGTTCCTGGAAAATTGCAAGCGGATTTGGGTAGAGGTGAGTAAGGAAAGGGGCAAGGCGAAGCTAGTGAACCCGCTTCCTGAGGCATAGGTTCCGGTGTAGTGGATCAGGAGTAGAGGGGCCACTTGCCGGATCTCTCGCAGCCGTTGGTTTGCAGGGGCCTGGGGGGACCAGCTTAGGGAAAAGGCGGTGTAAGTGTTGCCTGTGGAAGGCAAGGTGAAGACGACCTGTCTGCGGTTTCCACCAGGGGCGCAGCTTCCTGCTAGAGGGGGAGGGCTCGAGGGGGAGACCGCCACCTGGGTTGCTTCGGCCAAAAGTTGGGTGCCGTCATACACCTTTATCGTGCTGATAACCCGCGAGATGCCGGAAAGCGTTTCGTTCCTCAAGCTTTGGCAGACTTGATAGGTCTTGCTCCCCAAGGTGAGGCTCTGCGTGGTAGGACAGCTGGGGAAAGAGGACCCTTCTTCCAGAAGGGTTTCTGCTACGAAAAGCCCCTCCTGCGAGGCTTGGGTAGCTCCGCCGCTGCGGATTGCGGAGGATAGAGCGTTTACCACCAGAATGAGGACAGAGGTGAGGAGTAACGCTATGGCGGCTTCAAGCAGGCTAAAGCCCTTGGGGTTCACGGGCCCACCTCCCATTCCTCTACCACGTCGTCCGTGGCGTTATAGACCGCCCTCACCCGTGCTATGGCGCCATCGCTTTCGCCCACGGCGCTGATGGTGAAACGCCTTTTGCCTCCGGAGATGGTTTGAGCGATAGCGCAACTCACCCCCCCCAGGCTCCCCGTGCTGTAACAGTATCTTCCCACGAAGTCTCCGGAGTTGGAGGTGCAGGGGGAAGAGGTTTGGCACACCAACACGGGTTGAGGGGCGTAGGTGGGGTTGGTGGGGTTTGCTTGGATGAAGGCGATGGCTTCCCAGGCGCCTGCTTCCGCCAGGTAAAGGGCCTGCAAGGCTGCTTGAGACTTGAGGGTTCTTTCCGCATTAAGACGAGCCAGCAGGGAATAGGGGAGGACGAGGATACCCAAAAACGCTAAAATCAAGGCCACCAGCAAGAGGAGATAACCCCTTACCCCCATCAGAACTCCCCCTGGCAATAGGCGCTTATCCCGGAGGTGTAAGGGCGGAACACCACGATGCGGGCCTCCGGTTGGGTGGCGGGGTCCCCCGCTTCGGCCAGCTGGCCGAAGGGGTTATACCCGTCCATGCAGTACTCCCGCCCCGGCCGGTGGCGGAGGATGATTTGGTAGTTGTAGGGGCCATAAGGGTTCCGTTTCAGGAAAGGGGCTTCCCAGGTGTCCTTCTTGTAGGGCGACTCCAGCGCATCCCAGACCTCATCCAGGCCCGGGGGACGCCCAAGCTTGACGGTGAGAATGCGCACGGTGGAATTCAGGGCCATGAGGGTCTGGCGCGCCGCTGCCTTTTCGGCCTCCTGGGATAGGTCTACAAATCTGGGGACGGCGATGGCGGCGAGAATTCCCAAAAGGACCACCACTAGGGCGAGCTCTATCAGGGTAAAGCCGCGGCCTTTGGCCCGCATGTCTTCTTCCTCACTCTATCGTATCTGAATGCCCCCGAAGGCAGCGGATGGGCACGGTAACCGTGGTGGAGCTAACGGCAATCAAGTACACCGTACAGGCCGCGTCCGCATACAGGTGGGCCAGGCGTTCTCCGGCGTTGCAGGTGGCGTTTTGGTTGTGGTCCCAGTAGGCCACGGTGCTTCCCGAGGGGCAAGAGGAGGAAAGCCTAAGATCTTGGGGGTTTCCTAAAAGGGCTTTCAGCTGGTTCCAGGTGGGTACGGCTTGGTTTTGGGCAATGAAGATGGCGTAGGCGGAGCGGAGGTTTCTTAGGACCTCCTGTTGCTGGGCCTTCCGAGCCTCGGTTTGGAGGTCTAGGTAGCGGGGTACGGCCACGGTGGCGAGGATGCCTACCATCAGGAGGACGACCGCAAGCTCCACTAGGGTCAAGCCTCTTGCCATACCTCGTTCCGGACCCAGGATGCGCCCAAGGCAAGCAGGGCGATCGGGGTGACGTGGACGCTATCGTACCAGGTGAGCCCGTAGAGGATATAGCCCACCAGGACGAGGACCCATGGCAGTTTCTCCCAGGTGGCCTGGCCGAGGGTGAGGCCGAGCCATAGGAGGTAGGCGAGACCCCCTAGAACGCCTACCGACAAGAGGAGGTCCAGGACCCAGTTGTGCGCTTTGGCGTAGGGGGAGGGGGCGAGGAGGCGAAGGCCTTTGGCGTCTTCCAGGTAAATAAGGCGGTCCTCGCCTTGAATGACCTGCACAGGGGGTGTAAGGGCAATGGGCACTCGGCTTTTCTCCTTGCCGTTCCAGTCTACGACGTAGGGGTAAGCCCGAGCGAAGCCATCAAAACCCCAACCCAAAAGGGGCCTTAGGGGAAGTGCTGCCAGCGCTTTTTGCCATAGCTCCAGCCGACCCGAGCTGTAGGCGTTGGCTTCGGTGAAGCCTGCGCCTAACTCGGGGAGAACCCTTCGGAATTCTGCCAGTTGGAGGTGGGCTAATCCCCAGTAAGCCCCGAAAGTAAGGGCTCCAATGGTCAGAAGTTTCCAAACCCCTTGGGTTTGCTTGTAGCGTGCCCCAAAGAGCCCTAGGGACAAGAGGGGTATCCACAGGGCGAGCCATCCGCCGCGGGTTTGCGTGAGCCAGAGGGCAAGGCTTCCCAAGGCAAAGAGGAAGAGAAGCTTTGGGTTTGGCCGAGAGAGGTATTGGCCGGCGAGGAAAAGTCCGAGCAAGGCGAGAACCCCGGCGGCGTGCCCTCGGTGGGAGGTAAGGCCGATGGGCATCTGTCCTCCGTGCACCCCGGAAGCGGTGGCCTCAGGGTTTTCTTGGCACTGGCTTTTGGCCACATCAAAACAGCGCACGTAGGTTTGGCCCTGGGTTTGCGTGTAGTCCAGCTTCCAGTTCACGACCTGGGGCAATACCGCCAGGGCATGGAGGGCTAGGCCCAGAAAGAGCGCGGCGGCGAACCGCTTAGGGGAAACAAGACCGGTTTCTAGAGCCAAGTAGACCGCCCAAGCGAAGGCCACCCCTAAGGCCCAAAACCGTAACCCGTCTCCCACGCTGGGATACCCGGTAAAGCTCCAGATGGGTTGGGGTGAAAGGACCGTGGCGGCGATACCGGAAAGGAGAAAACCTAGGGAAGCAAGGAGGGCCAGAAACGGCTTTCCCAGATGGGTTGGGCCGCTTTTTCGGGTAAGCACCCCGAGGAGCGCTAAGAGGACAAAAGCCGTCATTCCGGCTTCTCGGGGAGCGTTCCAGATCTCCGCATGTCCCTGGCCGGAGGGGTTAATGGCGGTGAGGGCGGCAAGCAGGCTAAGCAAAAGAACCCCCTCGAGGAGGGTAGGCCTCGAGGGGGAAGGGGCCAAGGTCATTTCCTCACTTGAAGCGTAGGTTCACCTTTAAGGGAGTACCGCTATGATGGGTTTTTGCCCCACTAGCGTAGATGGATATGTCAGCGTTACCCGCAGGGGGGTTCGGGGCGCTGCACTCGATGGTCACGTTGCCTTGAAGGGTAACCTGGGACGAAGCGCTGTTGATGTTTACTCCCTCCAGCCCGTTAAGAACGTCTGCGCAGGTGTCGGGATAGTCCTTGTTTTGGGCCACATAAATGGCGTAAGCGGAGCGGATGGAGCTCGCAGTAGCTTGGACAGCCGCATCCTTGGCATCCCCGGACAGGTCCACAAACCGCGGCACGGCGATGGCCACCAGGATGCCGATGATGACAATGACGATAGCAAGCTCTATGAGCGTGAAGCCTTTTGCCCTCATCTCTGCCACCTCCCTTACAGGTCCCAGTATGGGCGTGGCGTGTGAAAACGGTGTGAAAGCTGGGACCTAGGCCGGAGATTACCACGTGGACGCTAGGGGTGCAAGGGGCACCTTTCACAGGCCTTTCACCATGGGCGTGCTACCCTTGGGGCATGCGCCGGGGCCTTTGGCTTCTCCTCCTTCTCGGGTTTGGCGTGGCCTGGGGGCAGGGAGCCCCCTTAGAGGCGCTTTTGGTTTTGGAGGAGGAGGTTATAGAGGAGGGGAGGCTTGTGGCCTACACGGGGGTCCAGCGTTACCCCGTGGCCTCGGAGGCGGAGCTAAAGGCCCTCCTAAAGCGCCTCGCCCGCCCACCCCGCCCGCCCCGTTTCGTCTACCAGGAGGGGCGGTGGCGGGGGGTGGAGAAGAAGGGGCTCGCCTTTGACGAGGCCCTGGCCCTAGAGGCTTACCGGGAGTCCTTGGCCCAAGGGAAGCGAAACTTCCGGCTTCCCGTGCGCTATACCCCACCAAGCCCAAGCCTAAGGGACCTCTACGCCCTGGGGGTGCGGGAGCACCTGGCCACGGGGGAGACGGACTTTAGGGGCTCCAGCCGGGAGCGGGCCCATAACCTCCTTCTCGCCTCGGCCAAGCTGGATGGCCTCCTCCTCCCCCCGGGGGCTTTCTCCTTCAACCGGGCCCTCGGGCCCATTACGGAGGAGGAAGGGTATAAGGAAGCCTTCGTCATCGTGGGGGAGCGCACGGAACAGGGGGTAGGGGGCGGGGTGTGCCAGGTGTCCACCACCCTTTTCCGCGCCTTTTTCTTCGCCGGGCTTCCCATCCTGGAGCGCCACGCCCACAGCTACCAGGTGGCCTACTACAAACCCCCGGGCCTGGATGCGGCGGTCATCCAGCCCTACAAGGACCTGAAGGCCCTAAACGACACCCCGGGCCACATCCTGGTGCAGCGCTCCGTGGTGGGCACCAAGCTCCGCTTCCACCTTTTCGGGACCAAGGACCGGGAGGTGGCCTGGGAAGGTCCTTTCCTCAGCGAGCGCAAGCCGCCCCTTCCCCCGAAGGAAATCCCCGACCCCTCCCTGCCCCCGGGCGTGCGCAAGCAGGTGGACTTCGCCGCCGAAGGGGCCCGGGTG encodes:
- a CDS encoding acyl-CoA dehydrogenase family protein, with amino-acid sequence MTLTQEQRLVLDTVRKVAKGVLYPLAPEYDKEGKYPWPQLKALAELGLLGMTTPEAWGGVGLDSVTWALALEEIAAADPSVAVVLSVTSGLPQYMLLRFGTEAQKRRYLVPLARGEWIGAFCLTEPHAGSDAASLRTQARRVPGGYELWGVKSWITSAGQAHLYVVMARTEKGISAFLVEKDAKGLSFGPPEEKMGLHAAHTAEVRLEGVFVPEENRLGEEGRGLAYALAGLDSGRVGVAAQAVGIARGAYEIAKAYADEREQFGKKLREHQAIAFKIADMHVKIAAARALVLEAARKKDLGERFTLEASAAKLFASQVAVEVTREAVQVLGGYGYHRDYRVERYYRDAKVTEIYEGTSEIQRLVIARELYR
- a CDS encoding SDR family NAD(P)-dependent oxidoreductase, giving the protein MGLFEGKGVLVTGGARGIGRAIVRAFAREGALVALCDLRPEGQAVAEEVGGFFVQADLAEERDRVRFVEEAEKALGRIDVLVNNAALSAPGSALTVRLPEWRRVLEVNLTAPMHLSALAARRMQRVGGGAIVNVASVQGLFAEQENAAYNASKGGLVNLTRSLALDLAPLNIRVNAVAPGAIATEAVLEAIALSEDPERTRRDWEDLHALRRLGRPEEVAEAVLFLASEKASFITGAILPVDGGMTASFMMAGRPV
- a CDS encoding alanyl-tRNA editing protein — translated: MRLYQLDSYATRFRAQVVRAWSDVKGHYAVLSETLFYPESGGQPSDTGVLRGAFGEVRVLGAYEETKAFGDVVHVLAHPVPQGASVEGEIDWERRFRHMQRHTAQHILSQALLRAGGYHTIAVSLDSAVCTVDLEEEAEEEKIRQAEALANFAVYADYPVEAFFVSEGELAQYPLRRPPKVQGQVRLVRIGDFDLAACGGTHLKTSAQAGPIKVLKWERYKGGSRVYFMAGWEALEDYHAKHALLARLALSFSTNPLDVEKPIQKLQEELYALKGENLTLKEALVEALLPKALEERAILVPAPVLGELAKKLLSWSDQTFLLLSPEGRFALLGPKRMEVLESLKALGAKGGGKEVVQGALPKERVAEALDPKRVS
- a CDS encoding pseudouridine synthase; translation: MKGERLDKLLAHLGLGSRKEVAGLVRAGRVSVAGEVVRDPGFRVPQGAEVALDGKPLRVRRHHHVLLHKPGGYVTSRAEGPSVYALLQGFPLRDLSPVGRLDKDTEGLLLFTTDGELLHRLTHPRHKVAKRYLVHLLQPATPEDQRAFAEGLWLDGKRLLPAELFLGEDPRWVELVLREGRFHQVKRMFAARGNRVLYLKRLSLGPLALGDLPLGEARYLTAEEEEALYRAVGLRGEGPEGEV
- the pilO gene encoding type 4a pilus biogenesis protein PilO, producing MKLPIWLWFFLPLAVLLWSANALFSTYRSYQRTKAEVVALEREVEALAQRLPQALAEAPLREEELPRLYQDLFRLAESQGLEPHALEPGEAESAGNVRAWRLHLKLQGPYGGVLGFFQALPSLDQPLWVESYALEPAGERGERLALDLTLRALAP
- a CDS encoding type II secretion system F family protein, coding for MRFLYEATDEKGERIYRGVLEAETPQGARRRLREMGLYPLRLERVRRPPRGRVPLPELVLFMEEFATLVGAGVSVTQALHTLSLESRHPLLKEAARGVRERVEGGEGLAQAMGQYPEVFPPLVRALVGAAEVGGALEVVLRRIAEYLDKSHDLREKVRTALLYPSFVVAVLVLVVAVLLLFVIPVFARLYGAAGAELPWPTRFLIGTSSFVRQNGFWLLLFLAGLVYFLRAYHQTPGGARLIDGLLLRFPLVGPILHKAAMARFARTLATLYEGGVLITQALEATRNTLGNAALAEALDRVLERVVRGESLSAAMGREPLFLPILVRLALVGEEAGSLDQMLYQAAFHLEREVDYGVKRLSSSIEPALTVVLGGIMLVVALALYLPLFDLSRILRR